ATGCCTTCGATGAACCAACGGATCGCTGATGCGTACATCAATACGCGTGAATTCGTAACATTCATCAACGCCACTTTGCCAGCGGCGAAGATCAATTTCGTTTCAGAGGAGTTGGCAGAACAAGGGTTTACCCCGTCCGTCTTTTCATTGGACCTTCCAACTAAAGGCACTACGGATGTAGAAAAGGAATCTCATAAAAGAGCATTGAATCTGAAATTGATCGATCTCATGATCACTAAGATCCCCACTGAAAGTAAGTTCTGTGTGAGCTACGGACAGCTGAACGGATGTTATTGGACGATACCAGCAACATCCACGCAGGGGACGACGAAAGAAGGCGACAAGGATTACATTGTCCGTGTTGCACTATCCGCGAATATGGATCTTGAACTTCATAAAAAGGTCTTTGCGGATTTTGTTGAAGGAATGTGATCGAACGGAAAAGCTTGGTCCCTACCCTCTGATCCATATATTGCTCTGAACATCCCACAATGCCACCAAAAAGATCGCTACCCGCCGCAGAGACCAACGAACTGCTAAAGACACTCAAAACCCGTTTCGATAAGCACATGAACCGCCACAAAGGAGTGGATTGGACCACCGTGCAAATCAAGCTGGAAATGAATCCGGAAAAATTATGGTCGCTTAGTGAAATGGAAGCAACCGGTGGTGAGCCGGATGTGGTCGGGCAGGATAAAAAGACCAACGCATTCATCTTCATGGATTGCGCACCTGAAAGTCCAAAGGAACGCCGAAGCATTTGCTACGACCGTGCCGCATGGGAATCGCGGAAGGAACACAAGCCGAAGAATACTGCAGTGGACATGGCCTCCGAGATCGGTGTTGAGCTGTTGACCGAAGAAGAATACCGCGATCTACAGAAGCTTGGACCATTCGATCAAAAAACATCGAGCTGGCTGAGGACGCCAGAGAAGATCAGAACTTTAGGTGGCGCCATCTTCGGTGACTATCGTTTCGGAACTGTCTTCGTTTACCACAACGGAGCTGAGTCGTACTATGGTGCACGTGGATTCCGCGGTGTCTTGCGGGTCTGAGAATCGAATCAAGAAACAGCTAATTCCAAAGAAAAAGGTGGACCGTCCGAGTCCACCTTTTCTTATTCAACCAGAACCAACCCTAGCACAGTTCATAGGCTACGATCAGTGCTGATCACAAAGCCCCGCATCAATTCCGAATTGAGCCAACGTTGTTGGTTGTAGTGAGATCGGCACATTCAGATCCTGTGTAACAACGGTCGTTGTGAACGAGGATGCATATTCGCCATTGATCTTCGATAATGCTACCACGGTTATGTTCATCCCTAGTGGCACATCATAGACCGGACCGATCGAGAAGACATTGTCCGCTCCACCATGTACACCGGTCATCGAGTTCTGATCAGTAAAGACCAACCAAACAAACGTGTTCTCATGGTCATTTCCGAAAGGGCAAGTAACCTGCACATCGGTCGATGGTGCTATAGGTGAGAAGTAATCACAATTGATCCAGCCCAGCGAATCGTTCGGGAAATTATAACCCGAGGTGTCCTCGCCTGCTGCATTCAAGATCGGGTTCGTATTCCATGGATCCCAAATGATCTCACCATCTTCATCCACTTCCCCGCTGAATACCGCCATGTTCGGATCAGCAAAAGATGGTGTAGGCACGTTAACGTAGCTGGCACCTGGCGCGAGCTTCAGGGGTTGACCACCCTGCTCTGCACTAATGAAGAACTGTCCACCACTCACCAACGGACGCAGTTGGCCGTTGTCGTTACCTAGCGTTTGTTTGTTCAACCAGAGCATGTCGCCAACGGTCAACGCTTCAACGAGTTCAAGATCCACGCTGCCCGCAACCAAGCTACCACTTTGAGTGCGAAAAGCATTCGGACCGAAGTACATGTACACGCCATCCTGTCCTTGAATACTTCCGCCGGTAGTAGCATTCACCGTGAACTGCTGCATGGCGTTAACAAGGTTCTGCGCAAATACTTGCTTCAGTGGATTCTCGACTGGTGCTGTTGGTGTCGGACCTGATCCATAATGCTCATCTTTCTTACAGCTGCTGATCACTGTAATTGCCGCTAACACGAAAAATACTTCTTTGGGGATCTTCATGATGTTCTTTGATCAAGGTGAATTTAAAAGACGTTCAACCCTATACACGGAACAGCGGGACCTTAGGTTGGGTAGAGACCAAAAAAAGAATAGTGGATCACTCCCTTCCTACTCAACAACGCCAAACCAACCATCGTGATCGCGCCGTACACCAGCAGCAATTCGAATCCGAATTCAACACACCGAAACGTATATCAATGCACCACAGTCATTGCACGTTTCGCATCGCCATTCAATGATAGCTCAACGATCACAGCTCCTTCTACATGAGTATTAACCAGGATCTGGTTCGTACCACTTGCGATGTAAGCATTTTGAACATGCAATGTCCTTCCAGCGGTATCCAATACTCGTATCATGCCTAGCCCTGAAGAGGTATTACTTGTTGCCAACCACAATTGGTCATTGTTCTGGAACGGCCGAATGGATAACGATGAATTGTCAATGCTGACCGAGCTTGTGGCTGTCGGGATATCCGGTCCGTTCTCAATGGGAATACGCTGTGCGTAAACCCCTGAATTTATTCGATCATCTTGCCATGCCACGACCATGTTCCCATCGTGTACTGCACTGGTGGATCCGTTGCTTTTAAGACCTGAACGTGAGCAGACCGTTCCAATGTTCGGCTCCCAGAGGAATTCGCCATCAAATCCAATGTGAGTTGCTTTGATCAGACTGTCTTGGATGTATGTGAAAACTGAGCCATCATCGGTTGCAGTCAGGCCGATAAAATCACAATTTGCGTTATCTGCTATTAAGGTTCCATTTTCAGCCCACTGCAATACGCCAGCTGTATCAACACGCTGTACGACTACCTGTAAATGACTTGGTGGCATCAAGTTCTCTTCTCCGCCCTGGATAAAGACAATATCCACGTTGGCACCCACAATAACACCATTACCATTTGGAAGTAATGAGATCTCACAATCACTCCCAACTCCAATTAATGGTGCCACAATTATTCCATTTGCACCCCATGTGGTACCGTCTGACCGATAGTGTTGTAATCGTAATTTACCATCAAATAAAGGATCATGCCAGTAGCCACGATGAGCTATGTAGAATCCACCCAAGCCATCTGCCACCGCTGGCTTCATGTACGCATGTTCAACATTATTGGCAACAAACTGATCCAGTCCTAAGAATGTTCCGTTCTGATTGATACGAGCAACCTTAAGTCTGTAGTTACTGACATATGCAGAACCTTCATTTCCGGATTCATGCTCTAAGAGTTGCACTAAGAAACCACCATCTTGTTGAACAATGGGTTTGGGCAACAATGGCCTCTTACCTATACTGACAAAAGGCTGCGAAATAACTACGACCGGGATCTCGAGTGGCACTTGCCAAAATGTCTCCCCATCACTATGGAATTTGTTGTAATAAACGCTTCCATATTCACTATTCCATGTTGCAACGACGGAGTTATCATCATACACATCCATACTTACCGTCTGTTGAGCAACCCCTAAACTATCACCAGCCACTATACCGTTTTCATCCCAAACAGACACTCCGGCGCTATCGAGCTTATAGAAGCTAGCAGTAATAACACCAGTGCGCTTATCAGAAAAGCCAAGGATCGCATTTCCGTCATGATCGATGATCAACCCCATCGGAAACATCTTCGGATTCCAACCTGAAAGAATTGCGAAAGCTGCATTCGGGCTAACGATCACTCCTTCCACATCCCACATTGCAAAGCCCGCAGCATCAATGCGCTGCATGCGCACTTCATAAAGTGTATCCACCTGTTCATACCAAGCAATGTAGGTGCTACCCGCCGGTCCATTGCACATAACGGGGCGCAGCGCGGTTACGCCAATTCCATCCCGCACGGTTGTGTTTTCGTACGCATCATTGGTCCATTGTGCGTGGCTCGACACAACAGATAGGCACGATCCAAAAAGCACGGCGCGGTAATTCATCTGCATGTCAATTTGAAACTAAAGTAAAGCAAAGGACTGTTCGGCATATCCAACAACGATCAATTTATTAACCGGTCAATGCAAAGTGAACGCAATCAGCATTCACCCCCTCCTACTCAACAACGCCAACCCAACCATCGTGATCGCTCCATTCACCAGCAGCAATTCGAACCCGAATTTGTAGCCACCGAATAGTTGTATGCTATACGTATCCAACACAAAGGTGATTATAGGAGATAACACAGCGATAAGCGGAACCCACCGATCATGAACGGCGGTTTTCGTAAGCATTCCGAAAGCGAAAAGACCGAGCAACGGCCCATAAGTGTAACCCGCAACGCGGAAGACCGTTTTGATCACACTATCATCGTTCCACACTTTGAAGAGCAGGATCAGGATCACCATAACAATGCTCATGATCACGTGGACACGAATGCGTAATGGCACGCGTTCCGCTTCGGGGCGCTTTTCAATTTCAAGGACATCTACACAAACGCTGGTGGTCAGTGCGGTCAAGGCGCTATCTGCACTGGAATAGGCTGCGGCGATCAACCCGAGAATGAACAAGAGCCCAACGACCACAGGTAGGCTGCCGTCGGTGGCTAGCATCGGATACAACTGGTCTGGCTTCAATGGCATTTCAACGCCGAAGCGTTCAACATACAAGAAAAGCAAAGCGCCAAGCGAAAGAAAAACCAAGTTAACGAAGACCAGGACAAGGCTGAAGCTCACCATGTTCTTCTGCGCTTCACCGATGTTGCGACAGCTCAGGTTCTTTTGCATCATGTCCTGATCGAGCCCTGTCATAGCAATGGCGATGAACATGCCGCCTAGGAACTGTTTCCAGAAGTAAGTACCCGGTTTGGGGTCATCGAAAAAGAATACACGTGATAATGGGCTTTCATGCACTTGCGTGATCAACTCACCAATGCTCCAACCCAATTTTTGACCGAGCAACACAACGGTCAGTCCCACTGCAACCAGCATGAACAAGGTCTGAAACGTATCGGTCCAAATGATCGTGCGAATACCGCCTTTGCGTGTATACACCCAGATCAAGGCGATGGTAACCACCACCGTTACCACAAAAGGAACGCCCATTTGCTTAAAGACCAAGAATTGCAACACCTCGGCCACCAAATACAAGCGTGCTGCACTGCCCAACGAACGGCTCAAGAGAAAGAACCAGGCACCAGTGAGGTAACTATTCCGACCGAATCGATCACCTAGATACCCATAGATCGACGTCAGCTGCAACCGATAGTACAACGGCAGCAACACGAAAGCGATCACGGCGTAGCCCGGTAAATAACCCAGGACCATTTGTAGGTAACTGAACTTATCGGCCCCCACCATGCCAGGCACGCTGATGAACGTAACCCCGCTCAACGAAGCACCGATCATCCCGAATGCGACGATGTACCACGGACTTTTTCGTTCGCCAACAAAGAATGCTTCGTTGCCGGCGCCGCGCGATGTAACGACCGAAATGCCGTAGAGCATTGCGAAGTAGGCAGTGATCGTGATCAGGATCAGGGTTGGGTTCATGCAACAAATGAACGGGTTGCGCGGTTCCGATCATCGCTTGTCGCGCATGAGTTGTCAATTATGCATTGTGAGCGGTTCGATCCGGTTCCGATTGTGCGTGATCGACCAACTTCTAGTATCTATGTTGGGCAGAACGAGCTGATCAAGCACGTGAGTGATGGACTTTCTCCGTACACATAAATATACGCTGGGCATTGGCTTGGTCCTACTGGCCTTGGTGCTGATCGAGGCCCATACCATAGGCGACTTCGAGATATTCCTACAAGCATCGCAAGACCTGTTGAAAGGCGAGAACATTTACCAGATCAAGTACCACGAGTGGTACCACTATTACTACGACGCGTTCTTCGCTTTGCTCATTTATCCGCTCACCTACTTGCCGGTGTATTGGGCAACGGTGATCTGGCTAGGATTGAATGTGCTGCTAACGCTTCGGATCTGGCAGTCGATCAAATTTCAACTTCCGCTGGAAACATTCAGCCCGAAAGCACTGAAGGTATTTACCATCCTTACCTGCGCGATCGCATTCAGCTTGTGGCACCGGAATATCCACCTGGGCCAAATGACCATCTTCCTACTCTACTTGTGTTTGGAAGGCATGCATCGCATTGACCAAGAAGAACCACTGAAAGGAGGCTTTCTGCTGGCCATGGGTATCAGCGTGAAGATCATGCCGCTTGTATTGGTGCCGTATTTGGTCTATCGTCATTATTTCAAAGGAGCTTTAAGTGCGTTGGTCTTTACTGGCTTGATACTAATTGTTCCAGCTGCTGTGATCGGTCTTGAACAGAACACGATTCTTCTGGAAGAACGGTGGGCCTTGGTGAACCCCATGAACAGCGAACACGTAATGGATGTGGACGAGACAACATTCCATTCCATTACCACCTTCCTTTCCGTGCTACTGGTGAAGGATGCAGGAGCTGCTTACCGAACGGACCTACCCCGGAACATTGCGAATGTGAGCAAGCATACACTGAGCTTGGTGATCAACATAGTTCGGCTGCTCCTCGTACTTGGCACATTGTATATCATTCGTTCGCTTCCCTTTCAGCGACCCACCGATCGGTTGCAGAAGTTCTATGAAATGAGCTACATCTACCTGATCATCCCATTGATATTCCCACACCAACAGCATTATGGGTTTTTCTTCGCGTTACCAGCAATTGCCTATTTGGTATACCACTACACAAATGCATATACAGTGAGGGCATTTGAAAATTGGCGATCGCATCGGTTCAGGATCATCTTCTTGGCGGTACTTGTCTTCTTTCTGCTGAACAGCCATTTCTTGCTCGGTGAATTCCGGAATTTCTATGACCATTACAAAACATTGACCTATGGTATGCTGTTCTTGGTAGTTCTGCTTGCAACACATCGCCCGCAGGTAACAGGTTCAATTACAACATCCGCGATAACCGACAAAGGCTGAACTGACCAACATCATGATCGAATAATAACGACCCTATGTGGTCACGGTATATCTTCGCGAACTCAATAGACCAAATTTCCATGAAACGCCCTACCCTTCTTGCATTAAGCGCCGTTCTTATCCTCTCTTCCTGTGTGTCCAAAAAGAAGTTCGTTATGCTTCAAGGCTCCGCCGACAAGATGACAGCGGATATGGCCGTTCTCGAAGCGGATCTGAACCGTTGCAATAGTGCAAAGGCAAGCTTGGAAGCAACTAATGAGCAACTAAAAAGCCAAGTAGCCGAGTTGAGTACTACGAATGCGGCCTTGTTGAACAACGTAGGCAACATGGTTACGCTGAGCGCGAAGGAATCCGAGAATTTGGAACGTTCCTTGGAAAGCATTCGCGAAAAAGACCTGCAGATCAAGACCCTGCACGATGCGCTTACACGGAAGGATAGCGTAACCATTGCGCTTGTAACTAGCCTCAAGGGTGTACTTGGTAATATGGATGATACGGACGTGGAGATCAACGTAGAGAAAGGCGTTGTGTTCATCAGCCTTAGCGATAAGCTCTTGTTCAAGAGCGGCAGTTATGTGGTTTCCGATCAAGCCGTTGCCGTGTTGGGCAAGGTTGCCAAAGTGGTGAACAACAAACCGGACATGGATGTGTTGGTCGAAGGCCATACCGATAATGTACCGGTGAGCAAACCGTGCATCGGCGATAACTGGGACCTGAGCGTATTGCGTGCTACGGCGATCGTACGTGTATTGCAGAATGATTTCCAAGTAGCTCCAGGCCGTATGACCGCAGGTGGTCGTAGCGAATTCGTACCGTTGGTTGCGAACGACACGCCAGAGAACAAGTCGACGAATCGGCGTACGCGCATTGTTATCCTTCCTAAGCTCGATCAGTTCTACGACATGATCGAAGAAGGTATGAAGGAGGCGGAGGATGCCGGAAAATAGACCTATTCGCACGGTTTGACCGTAATATCAGTGAGTTTGAAATGTGACCCACCTGATCACTAGTGCAAGCCGTTTACTTTTGCGCCGATGTCCCTATCATCAAGACTTCTGGAAAATGCTGTGGATCAGTTGGCCACATTGCCCGGTATTGGAAGGCGCACGGCAATGCGACTAGCCCTTGACCTGTTGCGGCGGGAACCACAGGAAGTAGCGCGTTTCAGCGATGCGATCAAGGAGATGCGGGAACAGGTCCGCTATTGCGAGGTCTGCTGCAATATCAGTGATTCCACCAAGTGTGCGATCTGCAAGGACCCTTCACGCGATGGGGCATTGATCTGCGTGGTTGAGGATATCCGCGATGTGATCGCTATTGAGAACACACGTCAATTCAAAGGGCTTTACCATGTACTCGGAGGTGTTATAAGTCCAATGGACGGCGTTGGTCCGGACGACCTCAACACCGCCCAGCTTTTGGACCGCGTATCCGGCAAGGAAGTGAACGAGGTCATCCTGGCATTAGGAGCAACGCTTGAAGGAGACACCACGGCCTTCTATCTGAACCGTAGGCTTTCCGAAACGAACATTCAAGTAAGTACCATTGCACGAGGTATAAGTGTAGGAGGCGACCTGGACCAAGCGGATGAGTTAACGCTGGGCCGTAGTATTGCCGATCGTAAACCATATGAGCAAAGTGTTCGATCGAAATAAGTTGACCAACAATTTTCCGAGGTCGTTCCAGTGAACCTGACCCCGCATGAAACTATCCGTCATCATCGTCAACTACAATGTGCGTGCTTACTTGGAGCAATGCCTGCGCACTGTGGAACAGGCTCTTCAAGGAGTCGATGGCGAAGTGTATGTAGTGGACAACCAGAGTACGGATGGTAGCGTGGAAATGGTACGTTCGAAGTTCCCGGATGTGAAATTGATCGCAAATACGGAGAATGTCGGTTTCAGCAGAGCGAATAACCAAGCTATCCGGGCCAGCAATGCAGACTATGCCGTGCTATTGAACCCTGATACGGTTGTTGGGGAAGATGTGTTCCGCAAGGTCATCGACTTCATGGATGCACATCCGAAGGCCGGTGGTCTTGGCGTTAAAATGATCGATGGCCGGGGAAACTTCCTACCGGAAAGCAAACGTGGGTTGCCCACCCCGGCGGTGGCTTTCTTCAAGATCATCGGAATAACCCGGTTGTTCCCGCGTTCACGCATATTCGGCAGATATCACTTGGGCCATTTGGCGGAGAACGAGACCGCTCCCATTGAGATCCTTTCCGGTGCATGCATGTTCCTCCGTAAGAAAACATTGGATGAGGTTGGCTTGTTGGATGAAAGCTTCTTCATGTACGGCGAGGATATCGACCTCAGCTATCGCATTACATTGAGTGGTTATGAGAACTGGTACTTTCCGGAAGCGCGCATAATCCACTACAAAGGCGAGAGCACGAAAAAGAGCAGTGTGAACTATGTATTCGTGTTCTACAATGCCATGGCCATTTTCGCACAGAAGCACTTTACGCGTAGGCGAACGAATTTACTCAGTCTATTGATCAACGGCAGCATTTACCTCAGTGCCGCAGGAGCGATCGTTGCGCGGTTCCTTCGGAGAATGCTGCTGCCGATGGTCGATGCGCTGATCATCTTCATTCTGCTGCTCACACCGTATGTCATCGACAAAGGGTCGGCACCAACGTTGGAAATACTTCTAACATCCGCTACATACACTGCGATCGGGTTGATCTGTGCAGCACTCTTTGGAGGGTACGATCATCCCGTGCGCTTGGGGAACGTGTTCAAAGCGTTCGGTGCGTGCAGCATCATTGCATTGGCAATATGGGGCATAACAGGCACAGCTTACTACAAGAACATGCATTTTGCCTATGTACTTGGTATCCTGTTGGCCGGTCTGTTGATCTCACGCGTGGCATTGCATGCTCTGGGCATAAAGCCATATAGTTTGCGCACCTTGGACCGTAAACGCGTTCTCGCGATCGGCACACGCGATGAATCCAAACAGGCCTTGGCCCTTTTGTGGCAAACGCATTTCGGGTTGGGCAAACAGAAGATCATGAACGTAGAAGCCGCGCTGCGGAAAGATGCGGCAACCTCTATCCGCAGGAAGATCCGCAAACACGGGATCGATGAAGTGGTATTCTGCGCAAAAGATCTGCCATGGGGGCGCATCATTGAATTGATGGAGGAGTTAAGGCGCTCGCGTGTCATGTTCAAGATCGCACAACCAGCACGCGAGTTCATTATTGGCCCTAACAGCATAGAAAGCTTAAGCGATCTATTCAT
This genomic window from Flavobacteriales bacterium contains:
- a CDS encoding DUF4256 domain-containing protein produces the protein MPPKRSLPAAETNELLKTLKTRFDKHMNRHKGVDWTTVQIKLEMNPEKLWSLSEMEATGGEPDVVGQDKKTNAFIFMDCAPESPKERRSICYDRAAWESRKEHKPKNTAVDMASEIGVELLTEEEYRDLQKLGPFDQKTSSWLRTPEKIRTLGGAIFGDYRFGTVFVYHNGAESYYGARGFRGVLRV
- a CDS encoding sodium:solute symporter, with product MNPTLILITITAYFAMLYGISVVTSRGAGNEAFFVGERKSPWYIVAFGMIGASLSGVTFISVPGMVGADKFSYLQMVLGYLPGYAVIAFVLLPLYYRLQLTSIYGYLGDRFGRNSYLTGAWFFLLSRSLGSAARLYLVAEVLQFLVFKQMGVPFVVTVVVTIALIWVYTRKGGIRTIIWTDTFQTLFMLVAVGLTVVLLGQKLGWSIGELITQVHESPLSRVFFFDDPKPGTYFWKQFLGGMFIAIAMTGLDQDMMQKNLSCRNIGEAQKNMVSFSLVLVFVNLVFLSLGALLFLYVERFGVEMPLKPDQLYPMLATDGSLPVVVGLLFILGLIAAAYSSADSALTALTTSVCVDVLEIEKRPEAERVPLRIRVHVIMSIVMVILILLFKVWNDDSVIKTVFRVAGYTYGPLLGLFAFGMLTKTAVHDRWVPLIAVLSPIITFVLDTYSIQLFGGYKFGFELLLVNGAITMVGLALLSRRG
- a CDS encoding DUF2029 domain-containing protein, translated to MDFLRTHKYTLGIGLVLLALVLIEAHTIGDFEIFLQASQDLLKGENIYQIKYHEWYHYYYDAFFALLIYPLTYLPVYWATVIWLGLNVLLTLRIWQSIKFQLPLETFSPKALKVFTILTCAIAFSLWHRNIHLGQMTIFLLYLCLEGMHRIDQEEPLKGGFLLAMGISVKIMPLVLVPYLVYRHYFKGALSALVFTGLILIVPAAVIGLEQNTILLEERWALVNPMNSEHVMDVDETTFHSITTFLSVLLVKDAGAAYRTDLPRNIANVSKHTLSLVINIVRLLLVLGTLYIIRSLPFQRPTDRLQKFYEMSYIYLIIPLIFPHQQHYGFFFALPAIAYLVYHYTNAYTVRAFENWRSHRFRIIFLAVLVFFLLNSHFLLGEFRNFYDHYKTLTYGMLFLVVLLATHRPQVTGSITTSAITDKG
- a CDS encoding OmpA family protein — its product is MKRPTLLALSAVLILSSCVSKKKFVMLQGSADKMTADMAVLEADLNRCNSAKASLEATNEQLKSQVAELSTTNAALLNNVGNMVTLSAKESENLERSLESIREKDLQIKTLHDALTRKDSVTIALVTSLKGVLGNMDDTDVEINVEKGVVFISLSDKLLFKSGSYVVSDQAVAVLGKVAKVVNNKPDMDVLVEGHTDNVPVSKPCIGDNWDLSVLRATAIVRVLQNDFQVAPGRMTAGGRSEFVPLVANDTPENKSTNRRTRIVILPKLDQFYDMIEEGMKEAEDAGK
- the recR gene encoding recombination protein RecR, coding for MSLSSRLLENAVDQLATLPGIGRRTAMRLALDLLRREPQEVARFSDAIKEMREQVRYCEVCCNISDSTKCAICKDPSRDGALICVVEDIRDVIAIENTRQFKGLYHVLGGVISPMDGVGPDDLNTAQLLDRVSGKEVNEVILALGATLEGDTTAFYLNRRLSETNIQVSTIARGISVGGDLDQADELTLGRSIADRKPYEQSVRSK
- a CDS encoding glycosyltransferase; this translates as MKLSVIIVNYNVRAYLEQCLRTVEQALQGVDGEVYVVDNQSTDGSVEMVRSKFPDVKLIANTENVGFSRANNQAIRASNADYAVLLNPDTVVGEDVFRKVIDFMDAHPKAGGLGVKMIDGRGNFLPESKRGLPTPAVAFFKIIGITRLFPRSRIFGRYHLGHLAENETAPIEILSGACMFLRKKTLDEVGLLDESFFMYGEDIDLSYRITLSGYENWYFPEARIIHYKGESTKKSSVNYVFVFYNAMAIFAQKHFTRRRTNLLSLLINGSIYLSAAGAIVARFLRRMLLPMVDALIIFILLLTPYVIDKGSAPTLEILLTSATYTAIGLICAALFGGYDHPVRLGNVFKAFGACSIIALAIWGITGTAYYKNMHFAYVLGILLAGLLISRVALHALGIKPYSLRTLDRKRVLAIGTRDESKQALALLWQTHFGLGKQKIMNVEAALRKDAATSIRRKIRKHGIDEVVFCAKDLPWGRIIELMEELRRSRVMFKIAQPAREFIIGPNSIESLSDLFILPQYAINNAEGKRMKRITDVCIALVTVTLLPITLLLVKDRVGFLRNWWEIMRNRKSWVGYAPNGMSSLRLPKLLPGVLDPLVASANRTELVAIRSNITYAKDHTVLRDLRTVIEGFEQLGAS